One genomic segment of Micromonospora sp. WMMC415 includes these proteins:
- a CDS encoding fructosamine kinase family protein, whose translation MDLAYLRAHPEHLPTFLTHQRIRETPVSGGDSCAASRLTLDDGHSVFAKTWPEHAARPRPDHFFATEAAGLRWLRETGTVAVPEVIVALPDLLALEWVDPGEPTPEAAERFGRELAELHRAGAPAFGAGWPGFIGALPADNSPDAGPWSRWFAERRLVPYLRMSIDNGALGPAEQALVEQVAARIAQLGGDEPPARVHGDLWPGNVLWGADDRAWLVDPAAHGGHRETDLAQLALFGGAPHLDRILAAYQEAWPLADGWRERVPVHQLHLMLVHAALFGSAYRDAVAHTARSALNGSDRATVDG comes from the coding sequence ATGGATCTGGCGTACCTGCGGGCGCACCCGGAGCACCTGCCGACCTTCCTGACCCACCAGAGGATCCGGGAGACGCCGGTCTCCGGGGGCGACAGCTGTGCCGCCTCCCGCCTCACCCTCGACGACGGGCACTCGGTGTTCGCCAAGACCTGGCCGGAGCACGCCGCCCGGCCACGGCCGGACCACTTCTTCGCCACCGAGGCGGCCGGGCTGCGCTGGCTGCGGGAGACAGGCACGGTCGCCGTACCCGAGGTGATCGTGGCGCTGCCCGACCTGTTGGCACTGGAGTGGGTCGACCCGGGCGAGCCGACCCCGGAGGCGGCGGAGCGGTTCGGCCGGGAGCTGGCCGAGCTGCACCGGGCCGGCGCGCCCGCCTTCGGCGCCGGGTGGCCGGGCTTCATCGGTGCGCTGCCGGCGGACAACAGCCCCGACGCGGGCCCCTGGTCGCGCTGGTTCGCCGAGCGCCGGCTGGTGCCGTACCTGCGGATGTCGATCGACAACGGCGCGCTCGGCCCGGCGGAGCAGGCCCTGGTGGAGCAGGTCGCGGCCCGGATCGCACAGCTGGGCGGGGACGAGCCGCCGGCCCGCGTGCACGGCGACCTGTGGCCGGGCAACGTGCTCTGGGGCGCGGACGACCGGGCGTGGCTGGTCGATCCCGCGGCGCACGGCGGCCACCGGGAGACCGACCTCGCCCAGCTGGCGCTCTTCGGCGGCGCACCCCACCTGGACCGGATCCTCGCCGCCTACCAGGAGGCGTGGCCGCTGGCCGACGGCTGGCGGGAGCGCGTCCCGGTGCACCAACTCCATCTGATGCTGGTGCACGCAGCGCTGTTCGGCTCGGCGTACCGGGATGCGGTCGCCCACACCGCCCGGTCCGCCCTGAACGGGTCCGACCGCGCTACCGTCGACGGGTGA
- a CDS encoding DUF4192 domain-containing protein, which translates to MNSTDVPRLSLRSPGDLIAAVPYLLGFHPADSVVVVAMHGKRVTFAARSDLPAPAGPAGGRTEPSRPAGEPVRHVAEPSRSVDGAVGHVTGPSRSADEAARHLAAVVARQVADRATVLGYGSASRVTPAVDAVRAALADAGIPVLDALRVTDGRYWSYLCDEPECCPPDGTPYDTGSSEVTAAAVFAGQVALPDRAALAAQVAPVDGPERVALRQATERAGRRLADLLDSAPGADVLGGRTVRAAGRAAIRVAGRRHRNGERLDDDEVAWLSVLLTDVAVRDHAWERTDGRDADIALWTDVLRRAEPEFIAAPGSLLTFAAWRAGHGSLAAVALERVLTLHPGYSLALLLDDLLRRGVPPAHLDGWPAVRLPGVVRRRKRGRRGPR; encoded by the coding sequence ATGAACTCGACCGATGTTCCTCGGCTGTCCCTCCGGTCCCCCGGCGACCTGATCGCCGCCGTGCCCTACCTGCTCGGGTTCCATCCGGCCGACAGCGTGGTCGTGGTGGCCATGCACGGCAAGCGGGTCACCTTCGCCGCCCGGTCGGACCTGCCGGCACCCGCCGGTCCGGCCGGGGGCCGGACCGAGCCGTCCAGGCCGGCTGGTGAGCCGGTCCGACACGTGGCCGAGCCGTCCCGGTCGGTGGATGGGGCGGTCGGGCACGTGACCGGGCCGTCCCGGTCGGCGGATGAGGCGGCCCGGCATCTGGCCGCGGTGGTGGCCCGGCAGGTCGCCGACCGCGCCACGGTCCTCGGCTACGGCTCGGCGTCCCGGGTCACCCCCGCCGTCGACGCGGTCCGCGCGGCGCTCGCCGATGCCGGAATCCCCGTCCTCGACGCGCTGCGGGTCACCGACGGCCGGTACTGGTCGTACCTCTGCGACGAGCCGGAGTGCTGCCCGCCCGACGGCACCCCCTACGACACCGGGTCGAGCGAGGTCACCGCCGCCGCCGTCTTCGCCGGTCAGGTCGCGCTGCCCGACCGCGCCGCCCTCGCAGCGCAGGTGGCACCCGTCGACGGTCCGGAGCGTGTCGCCCTGCGGCAAGCCACCGAACGGGCCGGGCGGCGGCTCGCCGACCTGCTCGACTCGGCACCCGGAGCCGACGTGCTCGGCGGCCGTACGGTGCGCGCGGCCGGGCGGGCGGCGATCCGTGTCGCCGGTCGAAGGCACCGCAACGGTGAGCGGCTGGACGACGACGAGGTGGCCTGGCTGAGCGTGCTCCTGACCGACGTGGCCGTCCGCGACCACGCCTGGGAACGCACCGACGGGCGGGACGCCGACATCGCGCTCTGGACCGACGTGCTGCGCCGGGCGGAGCCGGAGTTCATCGCCGCGCCCGGCTCGCTGCTCACCTTCGCCGCTTGGCGGGCGGGACACGGGTCGTTGGCGGCGGTGGCACTGGAACGCGTGCTCACCCTGCACCCCGGGTACTCGCTCGCCCTGCTCCTGGACGACCTGCTCCGGCGCGGCGTGCCGCCGGCACACCTGGACGGCTGGCCGGCGGTACGGCTGCCCGGCGTGGTGCGCCGTCGGAAGCGGGGTCGACGTGGCCCCCGCTAA
- a CDS encoding DUF397 domain-containing protein: protein MDVTGARWRKSTRSGNNGGDCVEVAANLPGVVLVRDSKDRDGDTLNFTPTAWHAFVTGVAARAGSGS from the coding sequence ATGGACGTGACCGGCGCCCGGTGGCGCAAGAGCACCAGGAGCGGCAACAACGGCGGCGACTGTGTCGAGGTCGCCGCCAACCTGCCCGGGGTCGTCCTCGTCCGCGACAGCAAGGACCGTGACGGCGACACCCTCAACTTCACGCCGACCGCCTGGCACGCCTTCGTGACCGGAGTCGCCGCCCGCGCAGGTAGCGGAAGTTAG
- a CDS encoding DUF5753 domain-containing protein, with translation MNHVLIAAMAEAGETAESLAGQVGVDPKTAQRWVNPGRIPQPRHRSRVAALLGRDVGDLWPDVLKRREPVWFRPWADIERESVALRAYQLSWVPGLLQTEAYARATLADEPLAAEELDALVAARLSRQAILRRTRPPLLIAVIDEAVLRRSAYGDRDLMREQCAYLAECAGLPSVHVHVVPADVGMYPGLGGPFTIAELAKGGRVAHVDSQAQAQIIEQPSEIATLDRRWEIIRGQALPRGRSRGLLKEAAEAWT, from the coding sequence ATGAACCACGTCCTCATCGCGGCGATGGCCGAGGCGGGCGAGACGGCGGAGTCCCTCGCAGGCCAGGTCGGCGTCGACCCGAAGACCGCACAACGGTGGGTGAACCCGGGACGCATCCCGCAACCCCGCCACCGGTCCCGTGTCGCCGCCCTGCTCGGCCGTGACGTAGGGGACCTCTGGCCGGACGTCCTCAAACGCCGCGAACCGGTGTGGTTCCGGCCGTGGGCCGACATCGAGCGTGAGTCCGTAGCGCTTCGGGCCTACCAGCTGTCCTGGGTGCCCGGCCTGTTGCAGACGGAGGCGTACGCACGCGCGACCCTGGCCGACGAGCCACTAGCGGCCGAAGAGCTGGACGCCCTGGTCGCCGCCCGACTGTCGCGTCAAGCGATCCTGCGCCGCACTCGGCCGCCTCTGCTGATCGCGGTGATCGACGAAGCCGTGCTCCGCCGGTCGGCCTACGGCGACCGTGACCTGATGCGCGAGCAGTGTGCCTACCTCGCCGAGTGCGCCGGCCTTCCGTCGGTCCACGTCCACGTCGTTCCGGCCGACGTCGGCATGTACCCGGGACTCGGCGGACCTTTCACGATCGCCGAACTGGCCAAGGGCGGGCGGGTCGCCCACGTCGACAGCCAGGCCCAGGCACAGATCATCGAGCAGCCCTCGGAAATTGCTACGCTGGATCGACGTTGGGAAATCATCCGGGGACAGGCACTTCCCAGGGGACGATCGCGGGGACTGCTCAAGGAAGCGGCGGAAGCATGGACGTGA
- a CDS encoding flavin reductase has protein sequence MSRVRAHLPTRPTWRCAACGIAWPCSPAKLRLLGEYRTDRPALLIYLATLQAEAGDDLAALDGTTSPIDLNDRFISWARVRT, from the coding sequence GTGAGCCGCGTCCGGGCGCACCTGCCGACGCGGCCGACGTGGCGCTGTGCGGCCTGCGGCATCGCCTGGCCCTGTTCCCCGGCCAAGCTCCGCCTGCTCGGGGAGTACCGGACCGACCGTCCGGCCCTGCTGATCTACCTGGCCACCCTCCAGGCGGAGGCGGGGGACGACCTGGCCGCGCTCGACGGCACTACCTCGCCCATCGACCTCAACGATCGCTTCATCTCCTGGGCGCGCGTTCGCACATGA
- a CDS encoding GAP family protein: MSAGLLLSLAGLALIDSTSIGTLFIPVWLLLAPGPVSVRRILTYLGTIAGFYLGVGLLLFWGGSSLADLLDGALDTRPVLWGQLVLGVGLFLLSFRYGGKRRTGGGGAVLRWRDRATAGDASVRWLIGLALLAALAEVATMLPYLGALGLLATSGLGGPAVAGVLAAYCLVMVLPAVLLLAARVAWPTWIEPLLARLNGWITRTSGSTLGWVLGIAGFLIARDAAARLGLFER; the protein is encoded by the coding sequence GTGAGCGCCGGCCTGCTGCTCTCCCTCGCCGGCCTGGCGCTGATCGACAGCACCAGCATCGGCACGCTGTTCATCCCGGTGTGGCTGCTGCTGGCTCCCGGGCCGGTCAGCGTACGGCGGATCCTGACCTACCTCGGGACGATCGCCGGCTTCTACCTCGGGGTGGGCCTGTTGCTGTTCTGGGGCGGCAGCAGCCTGGCCGACCTGCTCGACGGCGCCCTGGACACCCGGCCGGTGCTGTGGGGGCAGCTCGTGCTCGGAGTGGGCCTGTTCCTGCTCAGCTTCCGGTACGGCGGGAAGCGCAGGACGGGCGGCGGCGGTGCGGTCCTGCGGTGGCGTGACCGGGCGACCGCCGGTGACGCGTCGGTGCGCTGGCTGATCGGGCTGGCCCTGCTCGCCGCGCTCGCCGAGGTGGCGACCATGCTGCCGTACCTCGGTGCGCTCGGCCTGCTCGCCACGTCCGGGCTCGGCGGGCCGGCCGTGGCGGGGGTGCTCGCCGCGTACTGCCTGGTGATGGTGCTGCCGGCGGTGCTGCTGCTGGCGGCCCGGGTGGCCTGGCCGACCTGGATCGAGCCGCTGCTGGCACGTCTCAACGGCTGGATCACGCGGACGTCGGGCAGCACCCTGGGCTGGGTCCTCGGCATCGCCGGTTTCCTCATCGCCCGCGACGCCGCCGCCCGTCTGGGCCTCTTCGAGCGGTGA
- a CDS encoding ZIP family metal transporter, translating to MPTLAWIIVAGTAMTLLALSGSLTLVLPERIFERIVLPLVALAAGSLLGGALFHLLPQSVARLGNDLAVYTWLAAGLLAFLVLEQFLHWHHCHRPPGAHRPVGYLILIADALHNLIGGLAIGAAFVTDVRLGIVTWLIAAAHEIPQEMGDFGILVHSGWSRRRALVWNLISASAVLVGAVAAYGLAGRLDVAVLVPFAAGNFIYIALADLVPELTTRPAAHDKTIHTIGFFTGLALLWGVALAA from the coding sequence GTGCCGACACTGGCCTGGATCATCGTGGCCGGCACGGCGATGACCCTCCTGGCGCTGAGCGGAAGCCTGACCCTCGTCCTGCCCGAACGGATCTTCGAGCGGATCGTGCTACCGCTGGTCGCGTTGGCCGCCGGCTCGTTGCTGGGCGGCGCGCTCTTCCACCTGCTGCCGCAGTCGGTCGCGAGGCTCGGCAACGACCTCGCCGTCTACACGTGGCTGGCCGCCGGGCTGCTGGCCTTCCTGGTTCTGGAGCAGTTCCTCCACTGGCATCACTGCCACCGCCCGCCTGGGGCACACCGGCCGGTCGGATACCTGATCCTGATCGCCGACGCCCTGCACAACCTCATCGGTGGGCTCGCCATCGGCGCCGCCTTCGTCACCGACGTCCGGCTCGGCATCGTCACCTGGCTGATCGCGGCGGCACACGAGATACCGCAGGAGATGGGCGATTTCGGCATCCTGGTGCACAGCGGCTGGAGCCGGCGACGAGCCCTGGTCTGGAACCTGATCTCCGCCTCGGCGGTGCTGGTCGGCGCGGTCGCCGCGTACGGGCTCGCCGGGCGTCTCGACGTGGCGGTGCTGGTGCCGTTCGCCGCCGGGAACTTCATCTACATCGCGCTGGCGGACCTGGTCCCCGAACTCACCACGAGACCGGCCGCCCACGACAAGACCATCCACACCATCGGCTTCTTCACCGGGCTCGCGCTGCTGTGGGGGGTCGCTCTGGCCGCCTGA
- the fdhD gene encoding formate dehydrogenase accessory sulfurtransferase FdhD — translation MGRATDRRGVLRIDLDAAEGRTSVRRRDTLAVEEPLEIRVGPAGPGRRRPLAVTMRTPGDDLDLAVGFLLTEGLIRSADDVHTAQLCAGAETPNTYNVVDVVLAPGVPEPATDPARNFYTTSSCGVCGKASIDAVRTRSLFAVADDALRVPAAVLVDLPERLRAAQHAFDRTGGLHAAGLFTADGELVVLREDVGRHNAVDKVVGWAVRERRLPLAGHLLLVSGRASFELTQKAWMAGVPLLAAVSAPSTLAADLAAEAGITLVGFLRGRSMNVYANPQRVVH, via the coding sequence ATGGGACGGGCGACTGACCGGCGCGGCGTACTGCGCATCGACCTCGACGCGGCGGAGGGGCGCACCTCGGTCCGCCGCCGGGACACCCTCGCCGTGGAGGAGCCGCTGGAGATCCGGGTCGGCCCGGCGGGTCCCGGGCGGCGGCGACCGCTGGCGGTCACCATGCGTACGCCCGGGGACGACCTGGACCTGGCGGTCGGCTTCCTGCTCACCGAGGGGCTGATCCGGTCGGCCGACGACGTGCACACCGCCCAGCTCTGCGCCGGTGCGGAGACACCCAACACGTACAACGTGGTGGACGTCGTGCTCGCGCCCGGCGTGCCGGAGCCGGCCACCGACCCGGCCCGCAACTTCTACACCACCAGTTCCTGCGGGGTCTGCGGGAAGGCGAGCATCGACGCGGTGCGTACCCGGTCGCTCTTCGCGGTGGCCGACGACGCGCTGCGGGTGCCGGCGGCGGTCCTGGTCGACCTGCCGGAGCGGCTGCGCGCGGCGCAGCACGCCTTCGACCGGACCGGCGGCCTGCACGCTGCCGGGCTGTTCACGGCGGACGGCGAGCTCGTCGTGCTGCGCGAGGACGTGGGCCGGCACAACGCCGTGGACAAGGTGGTCGGCTGGGCGGTCCGCGAGCGGCGCCTGCCGCTGGCCGGTCACCTGCTGCTGGTCAGCGGACGGGCCAGCTTCGAGCTGACGCAGAAGGCGTGGATGGCGGGCGTACCGCTGCTCGCGGCGGTGTCGGCGCCGAGCACGCTCGCCGCCGACCTGGCCGCCGAGGCGGGCATCACCCTGGTCGGCTTCCTGCGCGGCCGCTCCATGAACGTCTACGCCAACCCGCAGCGCGTGGTGCACTGA
- a CDS encoding molybdenum cofactor guanylyltransferase has protein sequence MAYGTPETALPPAPDGSAGGYGGRVSAYAAVVLAGGAARRMGGVDKPARPVGGRPMRDRVLAAVADAAPRILVGPAAAVPDGVLVTREEPPGGGPVAATAAGLALLPGDATVVALLAADLPLLTRTAIGNLLRHLDSGSDGVCFVDEAGRRQTLCGVWRAAALRSAVDRLAAGRAPGRTSTAGRAPGRTSTAGLAGAPLRALLHGLTVQEVPWRGEGPPPWFDCDTDEDVRRAEEWAR, from the coding sequence ATGGCGTACGGAACGCCGGAGACCGCACTGCCGCCGGCACCCGACGGCAGCGCCGGCGGCTACGGTGGCCGGGTGAGCGCGTACGCGGCGGTGGTGCTGGCCGGCGGTGCCGCCCGGCGGATGGGCGGCGTGGACAAGCCGGCCCGGCCGGTCGGCGGCCGGCCCATGCGGGACCGGGTGCTGGCCGCGGTCGCCGACGCAGCCCCGCGCATCCTGGTGGGCCCGGCGGCGGCGGTGCCGGATGGCGTGCTGGTCACCCGGGAGGAGCCGCCCGGCGGCGGGCCGGTCGCCGCGACCGCGGCCGGGCTGGCCCTGCTCCCCGGGGACGCGACCGTGGTCGCCCTGCTCGCCGCCGACCTGCCGCTGCTCACCCGCACCGCGATCGGCAACCTGCTGCGCCACCTCGACAGCGGGTCAGACGGCGTGTGCTTCGTCGACGAGGCGGGGCGGCGGCAGACCCTGTGCGGCGTGTGGCGGGCCGCCGCGCTGCGCAGCGCGGTGGACCGGCTCGCCGCCGGCCGGGCACCGGGGCGTACCTCGACAGCCGGCCGGGCACCGGGGCGTACGTCGACAGCCGGCCTGGCCGGGGCGCCGCTACGGGCGCTGCTGCACGGGCTGACCGTCCAGGAGGTGCCGTGGCGCGGGGAGGGCCCGCCGCCGTGGTTCGACTGCGACACTGACGAGGACGTACGCCGGGCGGAGGAGTGGGCACGATGA
- a CDS encoding DUF6457 domain-containing protein, with protein MTVMDEWVTAACAELGLDPAKVPVPTVLDLAKDVAHQVLRPGAPVTAYLLGLAVGAGADPAGAAARLRDLAANWPVELGAEGPGDHPA; from the coding sequence ATGACGGTGATGGACGAGTGGGTCACGGCGGCCTGCGCGGAACTCGGCCTCGACCCCGCTAAGGTGCCCGTCCCGACCGTGCTCGACCTCGCGAAGGACGTGGCCCACCAGGTTCTGCGCCCGGGCGCACCGGTCACCGCGTACCTCCTGGGGCTCGCGGTCGGCGCTGGCGCGGACCCGGCCGGCGCCGCGGCCCGGCTCCGCGACCTGGCCGCCAACTGGCCCGTCGAACTGGGCGCCGAAGGCCCCGGCGACCACCCGGCCTGA